From Puntigrus tetrazona isolate hp1 chromosome 8, ASM1883169v1, whole genome shotgun sequence, the proteins below share one genomic window:
- the kcnq2a gene encoding potassium voltage-gated channel, KQT-like subfamily, member 2a isoform X2, producing the protein MVKKSANGEVYHPQAGEKKLKVGFVGLDPGAAETSRDGALLIAGSESTKRGSILCRPRSSISRGSVAHKRNARYRRLQNFLYNALERPRGWAFIYHAYVFLLVFSCLVLSVFATIKEYKKSSESALYILEIVTIVVFGVEYIVRIWAAGCCCRYRGWRGRLRFARKPFCIIDIMVLFASVSVLAAGSQGNVFATSAIRSLRFLQILRMLRMDRRGGTWKLLGSVVYAHSKELITAWYIGFLCLILASFLVYSVEKDDNSEMFETYADALWWGLVTLTTIGYGDKFPVTWNGRLIAATFSLIGVAFFALPAGILGSGFALKVQEQHRQKHFEKRRNPAAALIQAAWRFYATNLSRTDLLSTWDFYEQTVSVPMYRLIPPVNQLDILRSLKGKSAFRKDSQLEVTPSSEISHKDTLCGCCPRSNSRKPSLKEKGSPSKSTGGKEAKTPKAEEGFKESPSKVTKSLSFTDRNKAKQAFRMKDGASRQNSEVLIELQDEDFAMKSSPEASLPEDFGDDRGFPCEFVPDLSPGLKVTIRAICVMRFLVSKRRFKESLRPYDVMDVIEQYSAGHLDMLSRIKNLQSRIDLIVGPPPPSTPRHKKVDQIVGKGAAAGEKDKPKSDTEMAEDPSMMGRLNKMEKQVGAMDLKLNFLVSVYTTHMGIPRSETEALLGFKIPYPAPPYHSPDDKSEKAQDEKEDENKKSVSPVYPGLNGTPTESQCRPSTSWHQDDHPLSVPLWNNSRGVSPIGTDDPSLYRIPPPPFHENGDSSRSRRSRRPVQQQAAVESDTSLSIPSVDHEELDRSFSGFSISQAREEEYVPPVSLGLFGGGGGTLCTRLRPYLAEGESDTDSDLYTPGAPSPLSFTGEGPFSDRMWPGLK; encoded by the exons ATGGTGAAAAAATCCGCCAACGGTGAAGTTTATCACCCTCAGGCAGGGGAGAAGAAACTGAAAGTCGGCTTCGTGGGACTGGACCCCGGGGCTGCGGAGACGAGCCGAGACGGGGCACTTCTTATCGCCGGTTCCGAGAGCACGAAACGGGGCAGCATCCTGTGCAGACCGAGGTCCAGCATCTCCAGGGGGAGCGTCGCGCACAAAAGAAACGCGCGTTATCGCAGACTGCAAAATTTCCTGTACAATGCGCTGGAAAGACCCCGCGGCTGGGCGTTCATTTACCACGCTTATGT GTTTCTGCTGGTGTTTTCCTGTCTGGTTCTGTCAGTGTTCGCAACGATCAAAGAATACAAGAAAAGCTCCGAGAGTGCCTTGTACATCCTG GAAATTGTGACAATCGTGGTGTTTGGTGTGGAATATATTGTGCGGATTTGGGCAGCCGGCTGCTGCTGTCGCTACAGAGGATGGAGAGGAAGGCTGAGATTTGCACGCAAGCCCTTCTGTATCATCG ATATCATGGTCCTTTTTGCATCGGTTTCTGTGCTGGCGGCTGGCTCACAGGGAAATGTTTTTGCCACCTccgccattcggagtctgaggTTTCTTCAGATCCTTCGAATGCTGCGCATGGACCGCCGCGGTGGCACATGGAAGCTCCTGGGATCTGTGGTTTACGCACACAGCAAG GAACTCATTACGGCATGGTATATTGGATTCCTTTGTCTTATCCTGGCATCTTTCTTGGTGTACTCAGTGGAGAAGGATGACAATTCAGAGATGTTCGAGACCTACGCAGACGCCCTCTGGTGGGGGCTG GTAACTCTTACAACTATCGGTTATGGGGACAAGTTtcctgtcacatggaatgggcGTCTAATTGCTGCCACATTCAGTTTGATCGGTGTAGCTTTTTTCGCTCTTCCTGCG GGTATCCTGGGCTCAGGATTTGCTCTGAAGGTTCAAGAGCAGCACAGACAGAAGCATTTTGAGAAGCGTCGTAACCCTGCAGCAGCTCTTATCCAG GCAGCTTGGAGATTTTACGCTACAAATCTTTCCCGGACAGACCTGCTGTCCACATgggacttttatgagcagactGTGTCGGTCCCAATGTACAG ACTCATCCCTCCTGTAAACCAACTCGACATATTAAGAAGCCTGAAGGGAAAATCTGCTTTCAG GAAGGACTCCCAGCTAGAAGTCACTCCAAG TAGTGAGATTTCACACAAAGACACCCTGTGTGGGTGCTGCCCGAGAAGCAATAG TCGTAAGCCCAGCTTGAAAGAGAAAGGCAGTCCCTCTAAGAGCACCGGGGGGAAGGAAGCCAAGACCCCCAAGGCAGAGGAGGGATTCAAAGAGAGTCCAAGCAAAGTGACCAAGAGTTTAAGCTTCACAGACCGGAACAAAGCAAAACAGGCTTTCAGAATGAAAGATGGAGCTTCTCGGCAGAACTCTGAAG tgctgaTTGAGTTGCAAGACGAGGACTTCGCCATGAAGAGTTCTCCAG AGGCAAGTCTTCCGGAAGATTTTGGGGATGACAGAGGTTTTCCCTGCGAATTTGTGCCGGATCTGTCTCCGGGACTAAAGGTGACCATCAGGGCAATCTG TGTTATGCGGTTCCTGGTGTCTAAGAGGAGATTTAAAGAGAGCCTCAGGCCTTATGATGTGATGGATGTGATCGAGCAATATTCAGCAGGCCATCTGGACATGCTGTCACGCATCAAAAACCTTCAGTCCAG GATAGATTTGATTGTGGGTCCCCCTCCCCCCTCGACCCCTCGTCACAAGAA AGTGGATCAGATTGTGGGAAAGGGAGCCGCAGCGGGAGAAAAGGACAAGCCCAAAAGCGACACAGAGATGGCTGAGGACCCAAGCATGATGGGACGTCTAAACAAGATGGAAAAGCAG GTAGGGGCAATGGACCTCAAACTCAACTTTTTGGTCAGCGTGTACACCACACATATGGGCATCCCACGATCTGAGACTGAAGCCCTCCTAGGCTTTAAAATCCCTTACCCTGCTCCTCCCTACCACAGCCCAGACGATAAGAGCGAGAAAGCACAGGACGAGAAAGAGGATGAGAATAAAAAGAGTGTGTCCCCTGTTTATCCCGGTCTCAACGGGACTCCCACCGAAAGCCAGTGTCGGCCCTCTACCTCATGGCATCAGGATGACCATCCCCTCAGTGTGCCTCTCTGGAACAACAGTCGAGGAGTTTCGCCAATAGGCACGGATGACCCCTCACTGTACCGTATCCCGCCTCCGCCGTTCCATGAGAACGGAGACAGCAGCCGCTCACGTAGGTCCAGGAGACCCGTCCAGCAGCAGGCGGCCGTCGAGAGCGACACATCCCTCTCCATTCCCTCGGTGGACCATGAGGAACTAGATCGCTCTTTTAGTGGCTTTAGCATTTCTCAGGCCAGGGAAGAGGAATATGTGCCTCCCGTTAGTCTGGGGCTTTTTGGCGGAGGCGGCGGGACACTGTGCACCCGTCTCAGGCCTTATCTGGCCGAGGGGGAGTCGGATACGGACTCTGACCTCTACACACCGGGAGCGCCGTCCCCTCTCTCGTTTACCGGAGAGGGGCCTTTCAGTGACAGGATGTGGCCTGGTCTGAAATAG
- the kcnq2a gene encoding potassium voltage-gated channel, KQT-like subfamily, member 2a isoform X4: MVKKSANGEVYHPQAGEKKLKVGFVGLDPGAAETSRDGALLIAGSESTKRGSILCRPRSSISRGSVAHKRNARYRRLQNFLYNALERPRGWAFIYHAYVFLLVFSCLVLSVFATIKEYKKSSESALYILEIVTIVVFGVEYIVRIWAAGCCCRYRGWRGRLRFARKPFCIIDIMVLFASVSVLAAGSQGNVFATSAIRSLRFLQILRMLRMDRRGGTWKLLGSVVYAHSKELITAWYIGFLCLILASFLVYSVEKDDNSEMFETYADALWWGLVTLTTIGYGDKFPVTWNGRLIAATFSLIGVAFFALPAGILGSGFALKVQEQHRQKHFEKRRNPAAALIQAAWRFYATNLSRTDLLSTWDFYEQTVSVPMYRLIPPVNQLDILRSLKGKSAFRKDSQLEVTPSRKPSLKEKGSPSKSTGGKEAKTPKAEEGFKESPSKVTKSLSFTDRNKAKQAFRMKDGASRQNSEVLIELQDEDFAMKSSPAIEGLIKASLPEDFGDDRGFPCEFVPDLSPGLKVTIRAICVMRFLVSKRRFKESLRPYDVMDVIEQYSAGHLDMLSRIKNLQSRIDLIVGPPPPSTPRHKKVDQIVGKGAAAGEKDKPKSDTEMAEDPSMMGRLNKMEKQVGAMDLKLNFLVSVYTTHMGIPRSETEALLGFKIPYPAPPYHSPDDKSEKAQDEKEDENKKSVSPVYPGLNGTPTESQCRPSTSWHQDDHPLSVPLWNNSRGVSPIGTDDPSLYRIPPPPFHENGDSSRSRRSRRPVQQQAAVESDTSLSIPSVDHEELDRSFSGFSISQAREEEYVPPVSLGLFGGGGGTLCTRLRPYLAEGESDTDSDLYTPGAPSPLSFTGEGPFSDRMWPGLK, from the exons ATGGTGAAAAAATCCGCCAACGGTGAAGTTTATCACCCTCAGGCAGGGGAGAAGAAACTGAAAGTCGGCTTCGTGGGACTGGACCCCGGGGCTGCGGAGACGAGCCGAGACGGGGCACTTCTTATCGCCGGTTCCGAGAGCACGAAACGGGGCAGCATCCTGTGCAGACCGAGGTCCAGCATCTCCAGGGGGAGCGTCGCGCACAAAAGAAACGCGCGTTATCGCAGACTGCAAAATTTCCTGTACAATGCGCTGGAAAGACCCCGCGGCTGGGCGTTCATTTACCACGCTTATGT GTTTCTGCTGGTGTTTTCCTGTCTGGTTCTGTCAGTGTTCGCAACGATCAAAGAATACAAGAAAAGCTCCGAGAGTGCCTTGTACATCCTG GAAATTGTGACAATCGTGGTGTTTGGTGTGGAATATATTGTGCGGATTTGGGCAGCCGGCTGCTGCTGTCGCTACAGAGGATGGAGAGGAAGGCTGAGATTTGCACGCAAGCCCTTCTGTATCATCG ATATCATGGTCCTTTTTGCATCGGTTTCTGTGCTGGCGGCTGGCTCACAGGGAAATGTTTTTGCCACCTccgccattcggagtctgaggTTTCTTCAGATCCTTCGAATGCTGCGCATGGACCGCCGCGGTGGCACATGGAAGCTCCTGGGATCTGTGGTTTACGCACACAGCAAG GAACTCATTACGGCATGGTATATTGGATTCCTTTGTCTTATCCTGGCATCTTTCTTGGTGTACTCAGTGGAGAAGGATGACAATTCAGAGATGTTCGAGACCTACGCAGACGCCCTCTGGTGGGGGCTG GTAACTCTTACAACTATCGGTTATGGGGACAAGTTtcctgtcacatggaatgggcGTCTAATTGCTGCCACATTCAGTTTGATCGGTGTAGCTTTTTTCGCTCTTCCTGCG GGTATCCTGGGCTCAGGATTTGCTCTGAAGGTTCAAGAGCAGCACAGACAGAAGCATTTTGAGAAGCGTCGTAACCCTGCAGCAGCTCTTATCCAG GCAGCTTGGAGATTTTACGCTACAAATCTTTCCCGGACAGACCTGCTGTCCACATgggacttttatgagcagactGTGTCGGTCCCAATGTACAG ACTCATCCCTCCTGTAAACCAACTCGACATATTAAGAAGCCTGAAGGGAAAATCTGCTTTCAG GAAGGACTCCCAGCTAGAAGTCACTCCAAG TCGTAAGCCCAGCTTGAAAGAGAAAGGCAGTCCCTCTAAGAGCACCGGGGGGAAGGAAGCCAAGACCCCCAAGGCAGAGGAGGGATTCAAAGAGAGTCCAAGCAAAGTGACCAAGAGTTTAAGCTTCACAGACCGGAACAAAGCAAAACAGGCTTTCAGAATGAAAGATGGAGCTTCTCGGCAGAACTCTGAAG tgctgaTTGAGTTGCAAGACGAGGACTTCGCCATGAAGAGTTCTCCAG CGATTGAGGGCTTAATCA AGGCAAGTCTTCCGGAAGATTTTGGGGATGACAGAGGTTTTCCCTGCGAATTTGTGCCGGATCTGTCTCCGGGACTAAAGGTGACCATCAGGGCAATCTG TGTTATGCGGTTCCTGGTGTCTAAGAGGAGATTTAAAGAGAGCCTCAGGCCTTATGATGTGATGGATGTGATCGAGCAATATTCAGCAGGCCATCTGGACATGCTGTCACGCATCAAAAACCTTCAGTCCAG GATAGATTTGATTGTGGGTCCCCCTCCCCCCTCGACCCCTCGTCACAAGAA AGTGGATCAGATTGTGGGAAAGGGAGCCGCAGCGGGAGAAAAGGACAAGCCCAAAAGCGACACAGAGATGGCTGAGGACCCAAGCATGATGGGACGTCTAAACAAGATGGAAAAGCAG GTAGGGGCAATGGACCTCAAACTCAACTTTTTGGTCAGCGTGTACACCACACATATGGGCATCCCACGATCTGAGACTGAAGCCCTCCTAGGCTTTAAAATCCCTTACCCTGCTCCTCCCTACCACAGCCCAGACGATAAGAGCGAGAAAGCACAGGACGAGAAAGAGGATGAGAATAAAAAGAGTGTGTCCCCTGTTTATCCCGGTCTCAACGGGACTCCCACCGAAAGCCAGTGTCGGCCCTCTACCTCATGGCATCAGGATGACCATCCCCTCAGTGTGCCTCTCTGGAACAACAGTCGAGGAGTTTCGCCAATAGGCACGGATGACCCCTCACTGTACCGTATCCCGCCTCCGCCGTTCCATGAGAACGGAGACAGCAGCCGCTCACGTAGGTCCAGGAGACCCGTCCAGCAGCAGGCGGCCGTCGAGAGCGACACATCCCTCTCCATTCCCTCGGTGGACCATGAGGAACTAGATCGCTCTTTTAGTGGCTTTAGCATTTCTCAGGCCAGGGAAGAGGAATATGTGCCTCCCGTTAGTCTGGGGCTTTTTGGCGGAGGCGGCGGGACACTGTGCACCCGTCTCAGGCCTTATCTGGCCGAGGGGGAGTCGGATACGGACTCTGACCTCTACACACCGGGAGCGCCGTCCCCTCTCTCGTTTACCGGAGAGGGGCCTTTCAGTGACAGGATGTGGCCTGGTCTGAAATAG
- the kcnq2a gene encoding potassium voltage-gated channel, KQT-like subfamily, member 2a isoform X11: MVKKSANGEVYHPQAGEKKLKVGFVGLDPGAAETSRDGALLIAGSESTKRGSILCRPRSSISRGSVAHKRNARYRRLQNFLYNALERPRGWAFIYHAYVFLLVFSCLVLSVFATIKEYKKSSESALYILEIVTIVVFGVEYIVRIWAAGCCCRYRGWRGRLRFARKPFCIIDIMVLFASVSVLAAGSQGNVFATSAIRSLRFLQILRMLRMDRRGGTWKLLGSVVYAHSKELITAWYIGFLCLILASFLVYSVEKDDNSEMFETYADALWWGLVTLTTIGYGDKFPVTWNGRLIAATFSLIGVAFFALPAGILGSGFALKVQEQHRQKHFEKRRNPAAALIQAAWRFYATNLSRTDLLSTWDFYEQTVSVPMYRLIPPVNQLDILRSLKGKSAFRKDSQLEVTPSSEISHKDTLCGCCPRSNSRKPSLKEKGSPSKSTGGKEAKTPKAEEGFKESPSKVTKSLSFTDRNKAKQAFRMKDGASRQNSEVLIELQDEDFAMKSSPAIEGLIKASLPEDFGDDRGFPCEFVPDLSPGLKVTIRAICVMRFLVSKRRFKESLRPYDVMDVIEQYSAGHLDMLSRIKNLQSRIDLIVGPPPPSTPRHKKYSEQLTTESQCG, encoded by the exons ATGGTGAAAAAATCCGCCAACGGTGAAGTTTATCACCCTCAGGCAGGGGAGAAGAAACTGAAAGTCGGCTTCGTGGGACTGGACCCCGGGGCTGCGGAGACGAGCCGAGACGGGGCACTTCTTATCGCCGGTTCCGAGAGCACGAAACGGGGCAGCATCCTGTGCAGACCGAGGTCCAGCATCTCCAGGGGGAGCGTCGCGCACAAAAGAAACGCGCGTTATCGCAGACTGCAAAATTTCCTGTACAATGCGCTGGAAAGACCCCGCGGCTGGGCGTTCATTTACCACGCTTATGT GTTTCTGCTGGTGTTTTCCTGTCTGGTTCTGTCAGTGTTCGCAACGATCAAAGAATACAAGAAAAGCTCCGAGAGTGCCTTGTACATCCTG GAAATTGTGACAATCGTGGTGTTTGGTGTGGAATATATTGTGCGGATTTGGGCAGCCGGCTGCTGCTGTCGCTACAGAGGATGGAGAGGAAGGCTGAGATTTGCACGCAAGCCCTTCTGTATCATCG ATATCATGGTCCTTTTTGCATCGGTTTCTGTGCTGGCGGCTGGCTCACAGGGAAATGTTTTTGCCACCTccgccattcggagtctgaggTTTCTTCAGATCCTTCGAATGCTGCGCATGGACCGCCGCGGTGGCACATGGAAGCTCCTGGGATCTGTGGTTTACGCACACAGCAAG GAACTCATTACGGCATGGTATATTGGATTCCTTTGTCTTATCCTGGCATCTTTCTTGGTGTACTCAGTGGAGAAGGATGACAATTCAGAGATGTTCGAGACCTACGCAGACGCCCTCTGGTGGGGGCTG GTAACTCTTACAACTATCGGTTATGGGGACAAGTTtcctgtcacatggaatgggcGTCTAATTGCTGCCACATTCAGTTTGATCGGTGTAGCTTTTTTCGCTCTTCCTGCG GGTATCCTGGGCTCAGGATTTGCTCTGAAGGTTCAAGAGCAGCACAGACAGAAGCATTTTGAGAAGCGTCGTAACCCTGCAGCAGCTCTTATCCAG GCAGCTTGGAGATTTTACGCTACAAATCTTTCCCGGACAGACCTGCTGTCCACATgggacttttatgagcagactGTGTCGGTCCCAATGTACAG ACTCATCCCTCCTGTAAACCAACTCGACATATTAAGAAGCCTGAAGGGAAAATCTGCTTTCAG GAAGGACTCCCAGCTAGAAGTCACTCCAAG TAGTGAGATTTCACACAAAGACACCCTGTGTGGGTGCTGCCCGAGAAGCAATAG TCGTAAGCCCAGCTTGAAAGAGAAAGGCAGTCCCTCTAAGAGCACCGGGGGGAAGGAAGCCAAGACCCCCAAGGCAGAGGAGGGATTCAAAGAGAGTCCAAGCAAAGTGACCAAGAGTTTAAGCTTCACAGACCGGAACAAAGCAAAACAGGCTTTCAGAATGAAAGATGGAGCTTCTCGGCAGAACTCTGAAG tgctgaTTGAGTTGCAAGACGAGGACTTCGCCATGAAGAGTTCTCCAG CGATTGAGGGCTTAATCA AGGCAAGTCTTCCGGAAGATTTTGGGGATGACAGAGGTTTTCCCTGCGAATTTGTGCCGGATCTGTCTCCGGGACTAAAGGTGACCATCAGGGCAATCTG TGTTATGCGGTTCCTGGTGTCTAAGAGGAGATTTAAAGAGAGCCTCAGGCCTTATGATGTGATGGATGTGATCGAGCAATATTCAGCAGGCCATCTGGACATGCTGTCACGCATCAAAAACCTTCAGTCCAG GATAGATTTGATTGTGGGTCCCCCTCCCCCCTCGACCCCTCGTCACAAGAA GTACAGTGAACAGTTAACCACTGAATCTCAGTGTGGATGA